CAAGAGCATGACCATCATTAGTCATAGCGATAATTTTATCCATATCAAACTTCAAATCAGCAACCGTTCGCCCTGTTTTGTTTTGGATAATTTTATTTAATTCTTTTTTCATTTCATCTTCTGTTGTATACCCAAGATAAGACTGAGATTGATTAAAATAATGAAGAAAATTAGATAAATCTGTATTATATTCCTTATCAGTTAAAGTCTTATTAAAATCTATGTTTTGTACAACAGTCGTCTTAAGCTTACTGTAGTCTACATTTTCATCTTCAAACATAGAATTTAGGTCTATTGTTAATACTTCAACATCATCTAATTCACTATCTGCAAAACTGTTTGTATTTGTTAATAACAGACTTATTATTAACACAGACACCAAAGTTATTGTTTTAATTTTTTTCATAAATTTCCCCCAATATATTTATTGTTTTTGCAATGCATAATTCATAACCCTGTCATTGCCAATGGCGTAATCTTGTATTTGATTTTCAATAAACATATCAGGATACCAGGTCAATCCATCTCTTTTATTAAGATTGGAACAGTGTACTACGTCTTCTAATGTATAATCGTATCTTCTAACTCCACTAGATTTTTTGACAAATAATTTACTATTTCCTAAATACATAATTGTTGACACTTCTGTCGTCCAACCAGAAGGTCCTCCAGTATTTTCCCCAATTATCTGAAGATTATCAAAATTCCTCTTGACTCCATCTACGAACAAGGATCCAGCAGAGTAATTTTTTGATCCAGTTAATAATTTTATTTCCAATTTTGGATTCAATAGTTGATATCTTTTCAGTGCCAATTCAAGTTCTCTTGCATGTGCTGGCCAACCACCTGTATTGTATCTGACATCTACAATTATTTTTTCTACATTATTTTGTGAAACATCTTTATCCATTTTTTCTATCATCTTTTCCAAGATGTTATCTTTATCAGTATTATAACAATTGTTGTATTGGATGATTAAGTTATTATCATTTATATAATAATGAAATGGTTTCATTTGCATGTATCTCATCTTGTCATTTTTTGTAAATTTATTTTTTGCGATATCTGTCATATCGTATATGATTTGAGAAAAATCCGTATTTTCATAACTATATTTGTTTATTTTAACATCTGGCAGATCTATCATTTTGATTGTTTTATTAAGCTTTTTGCCATCAGTTTCTATCTGTAATTTTAATTCTCCATTTTTAATTATATTTTCTTTTTCTAGTGCATCTCCATAATATAGATAGAAATCTTTTATTATCGTATTTTTGAAATATTTATTTTCTGCTGAAGTGTATTTGTATAATCTTTTTGTTATGTCCTTGGTATCAATATCATCAAATTTTATTATCTTAGAGTATAATAAATCTTCGTATTCAGGTGTTGTATTAATTATGTAATAATCTCCATTAATAATTCTAATCTTAATTGGCATACAGCTTTTCCCTATTTCATACATAGCTGAGGTATGTCCATCATTAGTGTTTGCAATTATTTTTGCAAAATCCAAGTTTAAATCAGAAACCGTTTTATTGTATGATGTTTTCAACAGTTCTTCCCCAAGTTTTTCTAATTCTTCTCTTGTAGAATTTCCTAAATAAGCTTGCCATTCCAAGTAATAATTTATAAAATTCTTCATATCTTTTTCATACTCAGATTTCGTAAGTACTCTGTTTAATTCAATTTTTCCCAATTGTTTAACTCTTAAATCATCGGGATTGTAATTTCCTAATTTCAAATTATCTTCTATTGGAAATGTAAGAATTTCATTATCCAATTCATTCTGTGCAAATCCTTGTGATTGCATATTTAATGCAAGAATGCACGTTAATACAAATAAAAATATTTTTGGAATTCTCTTAGTTTTTTTCATTTTATTTCCTCTTAAATATTGTCAATCGTTTTCTATAACTCCATCTTACAAATAAAACACTTAATTGTCAAACATTTGGTTATATATTTCTCCAAATATTTTCTGGTGATTTATTGCATTAAAAAAACTAAGTTATTGCTAACTTAGTTTCATAATTATCTTAAATAGTTTAATGGATCAGTGTGTTGACCATTGAATCTAACTTCAAAATGAAGATGAGGTCCTGTTGAATATCCAGTTGATCCCATATATGCAATTAGTTGTCCACGTTTTACTCTTTGACCTACGCTACAATTGAATCCACTCAAGTGTCCATAATATGTCAATGCTCCATTATCGTGTTGAACTTTTACAAGATTTCCGTAGCCACCGCTCCATCCAACATGAACTACAACTCCATCTTCTGCAGATACAATTTGTGTTCCCAATGGTGCTGCAATATCAAGTCCTGTGTGGAATCCTGAACCATGTCCAAATGGATCACTTCTCCATCCGTAAAAAGAAGTCATTCTGTGAGATGATGGTACTGGCCATTGTAAGTATGCTCCGTCATTATTGATGACTGGTGCTGAAATATTAGTATTGAATGCCTTGTTTCTTTGCAACATTTCACGTCTTCTTTTTTCAGCTTGAGCTCTTTGTGCTGCAAGTAATTTCGCTTGTAATATCGCCTTTTTTTCTTGGTCGATTTTGCCGTCAATTTTTTCAAGTTCTTTAATTAATGAGGATATTTCTGATTCAGTCATGCTGACATTTTTTGAAATATCGTCTATTAACTTTTGTTGTTCTGCCAATGTATCATTTAATGCTACGACTTTTAATTCCAAATTCTTTTTTACAATTTCCATTGTTTGCATCTTAGATTTTAGTTCGTCTTGTTTGTAATCTAATGAGATTTTTTCGTGTTTCAAATCATTCAATAGATTTTTGTCAAATCTAGCAATGTAATTCATCAAACTTACGTTGTTCAATAAATCATTCAAATTTCCAGATCCGAAAAGCACATCGACCTTTGCGCCGTCTTTTGATATGTACATTCCTTTTAATCTTTTTTGAAATTCTTTTGTTTTTTGGCTGATACTAGATTTGTAATTTTCGATTTCTTTTTTAGTGTCATCTATTGATTTGTTAATTTTTGCCAATTCTTGTTGCTGAATAGCAAGTTCTGACTGAGTTTGAGTTAATTTTAAATTGATATTCTTTAACTTTTCCAACTCAGCGTCTTTATCATCTTTTAATTTATTTAGGTTGGATTTAGATTCGTTTAAATCCGAAGTTTTTGCTTTTTTTTCGTTATTTAATTCGGTTAATTTGTCTGCATACACTGCATTAGTCATAAGCATCATGCACAAGGCTAATGCGACAATTTTCTTCTTCATAATTCCTTCCTTATATTTTGAGATATTTTTTGCTACTTAATACGGAACCGAATGCTCCAATTCCGATACCTAGACTGATAAAAATCTTCAATAAATCCCACCTAATCATCACTGGTGGAACCAAATAAGTTGATATCAATCCATACACAGTCTTATTATACCTCAAATATCCATATCTGTACAAGTAATAACAAGCCAAAAACGCAACCACAGCGCCGATTATCCCGAAAAATATTCCCTCAACAACAAGCGGTGCAGATATTACCAAATTCGATGCACCAATATTTTTCTTAATGGCAATTTCTTTTCTTCTGGCATACACAGTTAATCTAATCGTATTTGAAATATTTATTATTGAAATCATCACTAATATTGCAACTACGATTGATCCAGCGTATTTTACAATTCTAGATGCATTTGAAATTTTCGCAATTAAATCTTTGTAAAAACTTACCTTTTCAACGCCATCTATTTTTTGAAATTCTCTGACGTATTGTTCAGCATCGTTTACATTCTTCAGTGTAATTTCAAATGATGCAGGAAAAGCTGATTCCATTCCTTCAATCAAAGTTTTATCATCTAAAGACTTGGAGAAATTCTCCATAGCTTGTTTGTTGGAAACATACTTCAAATCCTTAATTCCATCTTTTTGTTTGATAATTTGTTCAATCTTTTTCGTCTTGTCCTCTTGAATTCCATTTTCCAAGTACACATTGACAAGATTAACTTTTCCTTCTATGTCTTTTACAGCTTGATTCATCGTCAACATAGATATAATTACAGATCCCAAAATCAAAAGCGCCAGAGATATCGTCGTCAAAGATGCAAGTCCCATCGATCTGTTTTTCCAAATACCTACAAATCCTTCCTTCAAAGTGGATATCATAACTCTAATTCTTCTCATACATTCCACCTTCTTCATCTCTAACAATAATTCCTTTGTCCAATTGAATTACTCTTTTTTGTAATTTGTTAACAATATCCTTCTCGTGAGTTATCATCAAAACAGTCGTGCCACGTTCATTAATTCTAACCAAAGCATTGGCTATGTCCATGCTTGTGACTGGGTCCAAATTCCCCGTAGGTTCGTCTGCAATAAGTAGTTTAGGTTTATTAACCATTGAACGTGCAATGCACACTCTTTGCATTTCCCCACCGGATAATTCGTGTGGATATGCATTCTTTTTGTCTTTCAAATTTACCAAATCAAGCACAGTATCAATCGTAGATTTTATCTCTGAAGAGCTTTTCCCCAAAATTTGCATAACGTATTTTATGTTTTGGTACACAGTTTTATTCTCCAATAATTTAAAATCTTGAAACACCATTCCTATACTTTGTCTTAATTTAGGAACCTTTCGTGCTTTTAATCTGGTTATGTCTTCACCGTAAAGGTAAATCTTACCCCTATCTGGATTTATTTCTTTAAGTATAAGTTTAGTAATAGTTGATTTGCCCGCACCGCTTGGCCCAATCAAAAAAACAAATTCACCTTGTTCAATTTTAAAATTGCAATCGTTTAGTGCGCACACTTTATTTTTATATGTCTTATCGACATGAACGAATTCTAACATTTTTCACCTCGTAAACCTAATTATATCACAGACTTTTTAAATTTTTAAACAACTGGATATTTAAATCTTTTTAGGGTATATATATTTTAGGTGATGAAAATGAACAAAAAAGAAATTAGAAAACAAATGTTAAAACAAAGAGACTCCATCTCCGACAAACAAAAAGTCGACGATGAACTTTTAAAAGAATTGGAAAACTTAGAAGAATTCAAAAAATCCGAAAACTTTTTTGTGTATGTGAGCTTTGGTTCTGAATTTAATACTCACCAACTCATAAAAGATTTGTTGGAACAAGGAAAAAAAGTATACGTTCCCTATGTAAAATCAAAAGGACACATGATTGCAGTACAAATCAAAAGCATGGACGATTTGGCTCCTGGAGCTTACGGAATCTTAGAACCTAAAAATCCAGTTGAATCAGACGTTACATTTGATTTCATGCTAGTACCTGGACTATGCTTTGACAAAAACAAATACAGAATTGGCTACGGCGGAGGATTCTACGACAGATTCATCGACAAAATCGGCGAAGATTCGTATAAAGTATCCATAGTCTATGATTTTCAATTAGTAGATGATTTGCATCCCGAAGAGTTTGACAGACCAGTAGATAAATTAATAATTCAAAAATAATTATCAACAAGCAAAAAGACCACAAAATTGAATTTGGGTATGTGAAAAGTTTTGTGTATCAGCTCCTCCTGATAGGTTGTGAGCTGATATTTTTTTGATTTTTAAAAAATATACTTTTATTACTAAAATCTGAAAGTTCAGATATTTGTAACCTAATTTTGGCACAATTAAACTAAAAGGTCAAGATTTTTCTAAAAATCTCCCTTTTTGCCTAATTGTATTTCTTAAAAATTTGAAGATTTCTGTCAAGAGCTGGTCGTCAGACCAGGGCTATACCTTTACTCTTGATTGAATGATTCAAATTTTTTATTATCTTTATGGCAAAATTTAGATTCTGCCTTCAAAAAATATTGATAGTTGTGACAATATTTGATCCCATCCTCTTATTCTACTCGTCCATTTACTTGAAGCATCTACCATCGCTAGATACAAGCTTTTTTGTAGGGCGTAGTCACTTGGAAATATTGTTTTGTTTTTTGTTACTTTTCTAAGTTGTCTATTAAAGTTTTCTATGCTATTTGTTGTATATATTAGTTTTCTTATTCCTTCTGGATATTTGAAATATGTTGATAATTCAGCCCAGTTATTTCTCCATGAATTTACACACATTGGGTATTTTTTGCCCCATTTTTCTTCAAATATATCTAGATTACTTAGTGCTAGTTCTTCTGTTGATGCTTTGTATACTGTTTTTAAGTCTTTCATTAGCTCTTTTATATCTCTATATGATACGAATTTTGTTGAATTTCTTATTTGATGAATTATGCATTTTTGAATTTCTGTTTTTGGATATACACTTTCTATTGCTTGGCTAAATCCTGATAAATTATCTGTTGAGACTATTAATATATCTTCTAATCCTCGTTCTTTTAATTGATTTAATACCAATAGCCAGTATTTACTTGATTCATTTTCTCCTACCCACATTCCAAGTATTTCTTTGTATCCTTCTGTATTGTATCCTAGTGCTATATATACTGCTTTTTTTACTACTATGTTATTTTCTCTTACATGATAGTGTATTGCATCTAAAAATACAAATGGATATACTTTTTCTAATGGTCTATTTTGCCATTCTTCAATAGTTGGTAGTATTTTATTTGTTATTTTGCTTACCATGGATTCTGATATTCCAAATCCATAGATTTCTTTTATGTGTGTTGATATGTCTCTTGTTGTCATTCCTTTTGCATACATAGATATTATTTGGTTTTCTATGTTTGATATGTCTTTTTGATATTTTTTCAATGCTTGTGGCTCAAAGGATCCTTCTCTGTCTCGTGGGATGTTTAGGTCTATGTTTCCGTATGATGATTTAACTGTTTTTTTACTTGATCCATTTCTTGTGTTTAATGACAGTGGTTTTTCACCATATTCATAATCTAGATGTTCATCTAACTCTGCTTTTAACATTTGTTCCATTGTGTCTCCTAGAAGATCTTTCAAAGCTTCTTGTAAATCTTGTACTGTTTCTGGTTGATATTCTTCAATTAACATCTTGGATATTTTGTTGAGTCTAGTTTCTGGTCTTTTTCTTGGCATTTTAAAATCCTCCTGATTACTATTATATCAGGAGGATTCTATACACAAACTATTTCACAGTCTCTTGAATTTCAATTCATGTGGTCTTTGAAGCTTCTCATATTTCCTAGAAATATCTAATTAAATATTCCCTTTATTCTATCAAACAAAGAATTGTTTCCTTCATCTCTCAGCACATAATTCATAACCTTGTCATTGCCAACTGCGTAATCTTCGATTTGGTTTTCAATAAACATATCAGGATACCAGGTTGATCCATCACCTTTATTTAAATTCGAAGAGTGTATAACATCTTTGTAAGTATAATCATATCTTCTCATTCTATCCGATGTATGTATGAATAGTTTACTCTTCCCAAGAAAGATGAGGTTTCCTGCATAATTAACAAAATTGGAAGCTCCCCCAGTATTTTTTCCAATTAATTTTACATTTTCTAAGTTCCTTTTTACACTATCTATCATTTTTGTAGCTGCTGAAAAAGTTTCCTCACTGGTTAACACTTTAATATTGATTTTTGGATTTAATAATTGATATTGCTTTATGGCAAATTCTAATTCTCTTGTATGTAATTCACTACCACCACCATTATATCTGATGTCTAATATGATGTTGTCAATATCTTTTGCTTGTATTTCATTTTGCATTTTAGTTATCATATCTTTTAATACGTTATCTTTATTCATATCGTAAGAATAATTATATTTAATTACTAAATTTCTGTTTGATTTATAGAAGTAAAATGGTTTATTTTCTGTGAATTGTTCTTTTCCCCAATTTGTATATGCATCCCATTTTAATTCACTAGTATCATACAATATTTGATTGTAGCTTTCATTATCATAGTAATTTTTGTATATCCCAACATTATCAGTTTTTATAGTATCTACAGTTTTATCAACGATTTTTCCATTTTGCAAAATTTGTAAATGTACTTTATCTCCTTTTATTATATTTTCTTTTTTAAGTAAATCTGTGTATAACATGTAACCATAATGTAAAAGATTTTTCCTTACAGTTTCATTCTCTGCAGAAATGTATTTACTCACTATTTTCAATATTTCAGATGATTTTACACCTTCAATGCTTACAATTTTTGAATACAATAAGTCCTTGCATTTTTCCGTTGTATTTATGATGTAGAATTCGTCGCCAATTATTTTTATTATGAACGGGAATTGCTCTTTTCCCAAAAAATACATAGCAGTTGTATGTCCATCATTCATATTAGATATTATTTTACTAAGCTGTAAATTCAAATCACCAACGGTATTTCCTTTAGGATTTTGTAGTAATTTATCAATATCCGAATCTAGTTGTTCTTTTGTATATCCTCCAAGATAGCCTTGTTCATGAATGTAAAAGCTTTTAAAATTATTAACATCTTTGATGTAATCTTCTTTTGATAAAATTCTATTTAATTCAATCTCTCCAAGTTTTTTGTGTTTTTCCTTGTTTGTGTCCAAGTCTCCCTTGTGGTATATGTTGTTTTTAGAAAATGTAAGAACTTCTATATCTTCTAATTCATTTTCAGCGTAAGATGTATTAGAAAAAGCTACTGCTATAACTATGATTATAGCAGCGCTCATTTTTTTGATCTTATTTATCATTTTTGATTTGTATCCCTTTTTTGTACTGATTAACACATGGATATGGTACATCTATACAGCTTCCACCTCCGTCCAATACTATACAAGCTGAACTTGAATTTGGTTTTATTTGAATTAAGTTTCTACTGTTTCTTTCTTTAATGATTTTCATAAAATACTCCTTTCAATGTTTCCTGATATTATTTTTTCAAATTTTTTATTCTATCAATCAAGGAATTGTCTCCCTCATCTCTCAATGCATAATTCATCGCAGGATCATTTCCTATCATATAATCTGCAAAAGACTGCTCAGCGTGGAAGTCTGGTGTAAGCATGTTCTCAATAAAGTCATAATTTTTGTAATTATTATTGTATATATCTTCAATGGTATAATCAGATCTGATTAAAGTATCACCGTAACTGCAAATGCTTTTAATGCTACTTATATAAAACACATTATTTATTCCAAATGTATTATTTATTGTACTGCTTGAATCAGTTCCTATTATTTCTATATTATCAATGTTTCTCATCGTCTTGATGCAAGCTTCTCCTCCAGCAGAATATGTCAAATTACCAATCATTAATTTGATTTTTGTTCTTGGATTTTGTAATTTATATAACGTAATTTCTTTTAATATCGGACTAAAAACATAAGAGTATCCTCCCGTATTAAATCTTACATCTATAATGATTTTCGAAGGTCTATAAGTTTTTAAATTATCATTTAACTCTTTTTCAAATTTATTTATACTGTACTGATCATTTTCAGTGCATGAGTTAAAATGTATTATCAAATTATCATTTTTATTTTGAAGATAAAACAGTTTTTCTCTGATATGTATCTTATCTAATGGATTAATACTAATATTGCTTAATTGTTTGACTTTATAAGTATTTTCAAATCCTTTATCCTTATATATTTCGTTAAAATCTGATCTTATTTTTTTAAACTTCCACTTTCCTGTTTTTATCGGTGTGATTTCTTTATAATATATTTTGCCATTGTTTTCTAATTTAAATCTGACTTTTTCACCATTTACTATGTTTTCTTTTTTTAGATAATCATAGTACATTATCCCACGTATTGAGTTTGTTTCAGTGAAGATTTTATTTTCCCCATAAAAATACTTTGAAACTTTTTCTATTACACTTTTTATAGGTACTCCATTAATATCTAAAATTTTAGCAGCTACTATATCTCTATTATCATCAGAATAGTATATGTAATATCCATCTTTGAATTTCATAAATCTTATTGGTAGAATTGTTGTGTAATAATCAGTAATTATTCCAAAATGTCCTTGTCTTAAACTAGATAACAACTTTTTACATTCCATTTGTGTATCAATAATTGTATGAGCTTTCTTTTTTTGTATTGCTTTTTTACATTCTTTCGAAAAGTCTTGTCTAGAAATGCTATCAAATAATATGTGATTATCTAACACAAATTTTTCGATTCCTTCTATGGTATTCTTATATTCTTCTTGGGATATTTTATCTTTAAGATTAACTAATTTTGTTTCACTAAATTCTCCATTTATTGAGTACATTTTATCTAGCATATAATCTGGAACTTTTTGCACACTAGTCTCATAATTAAAACTTGTGGTCAATATTACAAAAAATAGTAAGCTTACAATGAAAATAATATTATTTTTGATTAACATTTTCCTTCGAACTTTCACTACCATAATACTCCTCACATAAAATTTAGAATTATATTTGCATTTTTTAGTACTATTATCTAAAAATTTCCTTTATCTTATCTGTCTGTAAATTATCTCTCATCTCTCAATGCATAATTCATCGCTGGATCATTTCCTATCATGTAATCTGAAAATGATTGTTCTGCATAGAAATCTGGTGTCATCATGTTTTCAGAATAGTTATAATTCTTGTAATTATGTTTAAAGACATCTATAATTCCGTAATCAAATTCGTATATATCTTGACAATATTTTATAAATGAATATATACCTCCAACATAACAAAGCTTATAATTTCCTGACGTTCTATTAACTGGAAAACCCGATCCTTTACCTATAATCTCAACATTATTTAATTTTTTAATTGTCAAATTTGCTGCATCTCCTCCTGATGAATAAGTCGACTGCCCAATTAATAATTTAATGCTTGTATTAGAATGAATCATTTGATAAAATTTTATCTTTTTTAATATGCCTAGATATAATGCATTATTACCTCCACCATTAATTCTTAAATCAATGATTATGTTCTTTGGTTTATAAGAATACATAAAGTTAGAAATTTGATTAGCAAATTTTTCTATATCATATTTGTCGTTTTCACTACATGAATTATATCTTATTACTAAAGAATCTTTTTTTCTTTCAATATAATATAATTTTTCATAATCATATATTGAATTAAGCGGGTATAAAATTTCATTATAAATTTCATTAATATTTTTTTGTAATTCTGTATTATCTTTAATTGTAAAATATTTATCGTATACTTTTATATCAGAAAGCAAAATACTCTTATTATCTATTATTTCAATATTTTTTTGAATTATTCTTCCGTTATTATTTAATTTTAACTTTACTTTATTGCCACTAGCCATGCCCTCTCTTAAAAGCAAATCATAACAATTTATAAATCTACAAGTAATATATTCTGAAAAGTTTTTATTTTCACCATAAATATATTTTTGTAATACATTTATAACTTTATCTATTTTAATATCATTAATTTCTAATATTTCATTTCCCAATAATTCCTTGTTTTCTCTTTCGCATGCTAATATATAATACTTACTATCTATTTTCTCTATATAAATCGGCAAAATTTTTGTAAAAAATATATCGTCAATTCCAACATGTCCCTGTTTTAAACTAGTTAACAAAAGTCTACAATCCAATTGTGTATCTATAATATTATGTTGTACGTTAGCTTTGATTAATTTATCACATTTTTTCCGAAAATCTTTTCTATTTAATTCATCAAAAAAAATATGATTTTCAAGCATAAAATCTCTTATATTGATAATAATATTTTGGTAATCTTTTTTTGAGATAAGTTGATTTGGATTTATTTTTTTATTTTTTAAAATTTCAAAATTCCCATTTTCAATATCAAACTCTGTTACTTCATCTAATTTTTGCACACTAGTCTCATAATTAAAACTTGTGGTCAATATTACAAAAAATAGTAAGCTTACAATGAAAATAATATTATTTTTGATTAACATTTTCCTTCTAACTTTCACTACCATAATACTCCTCACATAAAATTCAAAATTGTATTCACATTTTTTAGTCCTATTATCTAAAAATTTCCTTTATCTTATCAATCAATGAATTATTTCCCTCATCTCTAAGTGCATAGTTCATTATCTTGTCATTTCCAACAGCATAATCTTGTATTTGATTTTCGATAAATATATCTGGTATCC
This Finegoldia magna ATCC 53516 DNA region includes the following protein-coding sequences:
- a CDS encoding murein hydrolase activator EnvC family protein, translating into MKKKIVALALCMMLMTNAVYADKLTELNNEKKAKTSDLNESKSNLNKLKDDKDAELEKLKNINLKLTQTQSELAIQQQELAKINKSIDDTKKEIENYKSSISQKTKEFQKRLKGMYISKDGAKVDVLFGSGNLNDLLNNVSLMNYIARFDKNLLNDLKHEKISLDYKQDELKSKMQTMEIVKKNLELKVVALNDTLAEQQKLIDDISKNVSMTESEISSLIKELEKIDGKIDQEKKAILQAKLLAAQRAQAEKRRREMLQRNKAFNTNISAPVINNDGAYLQWPVPSSHRMTSFYGWRSDPFGHGSGFHTGLDIAAPLGTQIVSAEDGVVVHVGWSGGYGNLVKVQHDNGALTYYGHLSGFNCSVGQRVKRGQLIAYMGSTGYSTGPHLHFEVRFNGQHTDPLNYLR
- the ftsX gene encoding permease-like cell division protein FtsX; protein product: MRRIRVMISTLKEGFVGIWKNRSMGLASLTTISLALLILGSVIISMLTMNQAVKDIEGKVNLVNVYLENGIQEDKTKKIEQIIKQKDGIKDLKYVSNKQAMENFSKSLDDKTLIEGMESAFPASFEITLKNVNDAEQYVREFQKIDGVEKVSFYKDLIAKISNASRIVKYAGSIVVAILVMISIINISNTIRLTVYARRKEIAIKKNIGASNLVISAPLVVEGIFFGIIGAVVAFLACYYLYRYGYLRYNKTVYGLISTYLVPPVMIRWDLLKIFISLGIGIGAFGSVLSSKKYLKI
- the ftsE gene encoding cell division ATP-binding protein FtsE, which gives rise to MLEFVHVDKTYKNKVCALNDCNFKIEQGEFVFLIGPSGAGKSTITKLILKEINPDRGKIYLYGEDITRLKARKVPKLRQSIGMVFQDFKLLENKTVYQNIKYVMQILGKSSSEIKSTIDTVLDLVNLKDKKNAYPHELSGGEMQRVCIARSMVNKPKLLIADEPTGNLDPVTSMDIANALVRINERGTTVLMITHEKDIVNKLQKRVIQLDKGIIVRDEEGGMYEKN
- a CDS encoding 5-formyltetrahydrofolate cyclo-ligase — protein: MNKKEIRKQMLKQRDSISDKQKVDDELLKELENLEEFKKSENFFVYVSFGSEFNTHQLIKDLLEQGKKVYVPYVKSKGHMIAVQIKSMDDLAPGAYGILEPKNPVESDVTFDFMLVPGLCFDKNKYRIGYGGGFYDRFIDKIGEDSYKVSIVYDFQLVDDLHPEEFDRPVDKLIIQK
- a CDS encoding IS256 family transposase, coding for MLIEEYQPETVQDLQEALKDLLGDTMEQMLKAELDEHLDYEYGEKPLSLNTRNGSSKKTVKSSYGNIDLNIPRDREGSFEPQALKKYQKDISNIENQIISMYAKGMTTRDISTHIKEIYGFGISESMVSKITNKILPTIEEWQNRPLEKVYPFVFLDAIHYHVRENNIVVKKAVYIALGYNTEGYKEILGMWVGENESSKYWLLVLNQLKERGLEDILIVSTDNLSGFSQAIESVYPKTEIQKCIIHQIRNSTKFVSYRDIKELMKDLKTVYKASTEELALSNLDIFEEKWGKKYPMCVNSWRNNWAELSTYFKYPEGIRKLIYTTNSIENFNRQLRKVTKNKTIFPSDYALQKSLYLAMVDASSKWTSRIRGWDQILSQLSIFFEGRI
- a CDS encoding peptidase S41, whose amino-acid sequence is MINKIKKMSAAIIIVIAVAFSNTSYAENELEDIEVLTFSKNNIYHKGDLDTNKEKHKKLGEIELNRILSKEDYIKDVNNFKSFYIHEQGYLGGYTKEQLDSDIDKLLQNPKGNTVGDLNLQLSKIISNMNDGHTTAMYFLGKEQFPFIIKIIGDEFYIINTTEKCKDLLYSKIVSIEGVKSSEILKIVSKYISAENETVRKNLLHYGYMLYTDLLKKENIIKGDKVHLQILQNGKIVDKTVDTIKTDNVGIYKNYYDNESYNQILYDTSELKWDAYTNWGKEQFTENKPFYFYKSNRNLVIKYNYSYDMNKDNVLKDMITKMQNEIQAKDIDNIILDIRYNGGGSELHTRELEFAIKQYQLLNPKINIKVLTSEETFSAATKMIDSVKRNLENVKLIGKNTGGASNFVNYAGNLIFLGKSKLFIHTSDRMRRYDYTYKDVIHSSNLNKGDGSTWYPDMFIENQIEDYAVGNDKVMNYVLRDEGNNSLFDRIKGIFN
- a CDS encoding S41 family peptidase; this encodes MQKLDEVTEFDIENGNFEILKNKKINPNQLISKKDYQNIIINIRDFMLENHIFFDELNRKDFRKKCDKLIKANVQHNIIDTQLDCRLLLTSLKQGHVGIDDIFFTKILPIYIEKIDSKYYILACERENKELLGNEILEINDIKIDKVINVLQKYIYGENKNFSEYITCRFINCYDLLLREGMASGNKVKLKLNNNGRIIQKNIEIIDNKSILLSDIKVYDKYFTIKDNTELQKNINEIYNEILYPLNSIYDYEKLYYIERKKDSLVIRYNSCSENDKYDIEKFANQISNFMYSYKPKNIIIDLRINGGGNNALYLGILKKIKFYQMIHSNTSIKLLIGQSTYSSGGDAANLTIKKLNNVEIIGKGSGFPVNRTSGNYKLCYVGGIYSFIKYCQDIYEFDYGIIDVFKHNYKNYNYSENMMTPDFYAEQSFSDYMIGNDPAMNYALRDER